The Pyxidicoccus sp. MSG2 DNA segment CTGCTGGACGAGGACGAGTCGCTCGAGGACGAGTCGCTCCAGGAAGAAGAAGACGAGGACGAGTCGCTCCAGGAAGAAGGCGAGGACGCGCCGCTCCAGGAAGAAGGCGAGGAGTCACCCGAGGACGAGGAGCTGCCCGAGCGGTCCGCTCTGTTGACGCCCCAGATGAAGGCCCAGACGAGGAAGGGGACGAAGCTGATGCAGGCACTGGTGAAGACCGTGAGGCCGAGCATGTCCAGCACGCCGGGGCTGGGCATCATCGTGCCAATGAACAGGCCGGTCAGGAGCTGGATCCCGCCCAGGAGGAACGCCAGCACCCGGGAAGCGTGGATGCCGACGAGCGTGAGCAGGCAGAACACCGTCGCGAAGATGACGAAGGTTCCCAGGAAGTGCACGGTGGGGTGCTGGCTCGACCAGGTCGCGAGGGTGATGGTCCCCAGAGGCAGCACCACGAGCGCGCCCACGGCCCAGGCCAGCTTCACGGTGCCCAGCCGCTTCCGCCACGCTCCCACGCACTGCCCCAACAGCATGCCCATGAGGAGCCCGCCGACCAGCAGCCCCACGAAGGCCTCACCCGCTTTCGGGGCGGTCGACGGCACCTGGTTCTCCACCACGCCGTCGGCATTCGGGAGGCGCAGGCGCACGCCCTGCACCACCGCCAGCAGCGCGCCCCGGTAGTCCCCCTGTCGCAGCAGCGGCCCCTGTGCGTCGAGCAGCGTGCGCACGGCGTCGTCGGGCAGGTGCTCCTCCAGCCCGTAGCCCACCTCCAGCCGTTGGCGCCGGTCATTCACCGCGAGCACGAGCAGCAGCCCGTTGTCCTGGCCCCTACCGCCGCCCTTCCACGCCGCGGCAACCTGCAGGGCATAGTCCTCGATGGGCACCCCGCCGGTGGTGTCCACCATGAGCACCGCCATCTGCGCGCCCGTCTCCTCGCGCAGGCGGACGAGCTCGGTGGCCACGGCTTCTTTGTCAGCGGGGGACAGCCGCCCGCTCGTGTCCACCACGGGCCGGTCCACGACGGGCGTGGCGCCGAGCAGGAACACGGGCAGCAGCAGCAACAACAGAGACTTCAGCATGCGGGCCCCCTCGACGGCCTGCCCGCTTGAGACAGAGAGCAGGCCGGAGGGAACGATACGTCAGAACGCCGGGAGCGCGGCAGGGCCCCTAGTCGTCCTCACCCTGGTAGATGCACCCACTGGTGCACGTCTCACGGACGACGACGCGGCTGAGCTGCGGGAGCGTGGGCCGCAGCCGCTTCCAGATCCACCGCGACAGGTTCTCGCTGGTGGGGTTGTCCAGGCCCTCGATCTCGTTGAGGTAGTAGTGGTCCAGCCGCATCCGGACGGGCTCGAAGGCCTCCTTGATGTCGGAGAAGTCCATCACCCAGCCGGTGCGCTCGCCCACGGGGCCGCGCACGTGGATTTCCACCCGGTAGCTGTGCCCGTGAAGCCGGCTGCACTTGTGGTTGGGGGGCACATTGGGCAGCCGGTGGGCCGCCTCGAAGGTGAATTCCTTGAAGATGTCCAAGGCGTCTCCTGACCGCGGGTGGGACGCGCTCATATCCCGCGCGCTCCTCCCCTCGTCAAGGAACGCCGGGGCGCGCCTCGGAGCATCAGCGGACCGCCCGCCCACGCGCACGTCCGCCCGCTCCCGCCCGGGCCGGCCAACTCCCTGGGTGAAAAAGAAGAAGCCCGACTCGGGAATATCTCCGCCTCCACGGGCCCACATCCGCCCGCCAGTCTGGCGAATATCGGCCTCGTGACGCATCAGCCGCGCTTCTTCCCGCATTCCGCAACCACGCGGAATCGCGATTCTCGCTTCCTTCCCCTGCGTCCCGGCAGGCATGGGTTGCCGTTGGGTGCGGGAATGAACAGCGCGGGGCCCGGAATTGGCGGCCGTCCTCGCGAGCGCCCACACGTCGCGACCCACACAAGGAGTCTCACAGGATGCGCCAACGGTTTCCGCTGATACCGGCCCTCTGCTCCGCTGTCCTGCTTTCCTCCGTCGCCTGCAATGGCAAGGGAGACCTCTCCCAAGACACCGGCGCATACCCGACTCCGGGCCAGGCCCCTTCGACGGAGACGCCCCCGGTCATCCAGCCCGACCTTCCTGGCAGCTCTGACGACGACGAGACGCCGACCCCGCCGGAAGACTCCGACCCGTCCCCCGTCCCGCTCCCCATCCCGGACCTGCCGGGCGACCCCACCCCGACGCCGACGCCCACCCCGACGCCGACTCCTACCCCCACGCCCACGCCCCCTCCGGCACCGGAGTTCTCGCGCATCCTCTGGGTGGCCACCAACGGCAGCGACAGCGCGTCCGGCACGCAGGGCGCACCGCTGCGCACGGTGACGAAGGCGCTGTCACTGCTCAAGCCGGGCGAGGCCGTGTACCTCAAGGCCGGCACCTGGTCGGAGCGTCTCAAGCTGGAGGAGAAGGGCGGCTCGGAGGCGTCGCCGCTCACCGTGAAGGCCGCGCCCGGCGCCACGGTGGTGCTCAAGCCGTCGGGCAGCGGGTCCGCGCTGGTGGACGTGCGGGGTGCGTACTGGCGCATCGAAGGGATGACGCTCGACCTGGCGGGGGATGCCTCCTTCGCGGTGTTGTGGCGGGGCGTGGGCTCGCACCACGGCGTGCTTCGCGGCTGCACGGTGAAGAACGGCACCGCGGGCGCGGGCGTCAACGTGGGCGAGAAGGCCGCCGACGTGCTCATCGAGAACAACGTCATCAGCAACTTCACCCGAGGCACCGACGACAGCCACGGCGTCATCCTGCAGACCACGTCCAAGAACGTGGTGGTGCGTGGCAATGACATCCACCACAACTCCGGGGACGCGGTGCAGTGCATCGGCCCCGAGGGCGGCGCCACCGTCTCCGGCACGCCCTTCGATAACCTCCTGGTGGAGGACAACGAGCTGCACGAGAACCGGGAGAACGGCGCGGACATCAAGACGTGCACGCGCGTCACCCTGCGCGGCAACATCGTCTGGGGCCACAAGTCCTCCACGACGTCGCGCGGCGAGGGCGTGGTGGTGCACCTGTCCGCGAAGGACGTCACGCTGGAGGACAACGTCTTCTACAACAACGGCCGCGCCATCAGCATCGGCGGCGTGCGCGTGGACGCGCCTCCCACCAACATCACCATCCGCCGCAACCTCGTCCGCGACGCGCTCGGCGGCAGCGAGGAGGGCAGCGGCATCCGCGTGGACACCTCCATCAACGTGAAGGTGCAGCAGAACACCGTGTGGAACGTGCCGGGCCCGTGCCTCATCTTCGGCCACGGCGACACCGGCCCCAGCGCCACCCTGGACGTGCGCAACAACGTCTTCGCCGGCTGCGGCGTGGCGGCACGCGGCGGGCCGGAGCGCACCAACACCGTGGTGGAATCCAATCTGTATTTCCGCTCCGGGGGCGCGGCCGTCTTCCGCCTGAATGGCGTGGACATGGACTTCACGGACTGGAAGGCGGGCAGCGGCCTGGACCGCCGCTCGCTGGAGAAGTCGCCGGCCTTCCTCAACATCGACACCGGCGACTTCCGCCTCGGTGCCAGCTCGCCTGCCCGCAACGTGGGGGCTTCGCTGGGGTTGACGTACTGCGGTGCCGCGCCGGACCTGGGTGCCTTCGAGTCGGACTGCCCCTGAGCGTCCGGGCCGTGTAGAGTGGGGCTCCCCGCCTTCCCTGGACCCCACCTACCACGTGCCGTCCTCGCTGGAATTCGCTCTCGGCATCACTCTGGTGCCTTCCGACTCGCAGGCGCGTGAGGCGCTCACCGCCTCGGCCGCGCGTGCGGGGCTTCGGGTGGTGGAGGGCCTGGAAGAGGCCTCCCTCGCCCTGGTGGACCTCACCCT contains these protein-coding regions:
- the queD gene encoding 6-carboxytetrahydropterin synthase QueD encodes the protein MSASHPRSGDALDIFKEFTFEAAHRLPNVPPNHKCSRLHGHSYRVEIHVRGPVGERTGWVMDFSDIKEAFEPVRMRLDHYYLNEIEGLDNPTSENLSRWIWKRLRPTLPQLSRVVVRETCTSGCIYQGEDD
- a CDS encoding TPM domain-containing protein — protein: MLKSLLLLLLPVFLLGATPVVDRPVVDTSGRLSPADKEAVATELVRLREETGAQMAVLMVDTTGGVPIEDYALQVAAAWKGGGRGQDNGLLLVLAVNDRRQRLEVGYGLEEHLPDDAVRTLLDAQGPLLRQGDYRGALLAVVQGVRLRLPNADGVVENQVPSTAPKAGEAFVGLLVGGLLMGMLLGQCVGAWRKRLGTVKLAWAVGALVVLPLGTITLATWSSQHPTVHFLGTFVIFATVFCLLTLVGIHASRVLAFLLGGIQLLTGLFIGTMMPSPGVLDMLGLTVFTSACISFVPFLVWAFIWGVNRADRSGSSSSSGDSSPSSWSGASSPSSWSDSSSSSSSWSDSSSSDSSSSSSSSSDSSWSGGGGDFGGGGSNSSW
- a CDS encoding right-handed parallel beta-helix repeat-containing protein; this encodes MRQRFPLIPALCSAVLLSSVACNGKGDLSQDTGAYPTPGQAPSTETPPVIQPDLPGSSDDDETPTPPEDSDPSPVPLPIPDLPGDPTPTPTPTPTPTPTPTPTPPPAPEFSRILWVATNGSDSASGTQGAPLRTVTKALSLLKPGEAVYLKAGTWSERLKLEEKGGSEASPLTVKAAPGATVVLKPSGSGSALVDVRGAYWRIEGMTLDLAGDASFAVLWRGVGSHHGVLRGCTVKNGTAGAGVNVGEKAADVLIENNVISNFTRGTDDSHGVILQTTSKNVVVRGNDIHHNSGDAVQCIGPEGGATVSGTPFDNLLVEDNELHENRENGADIKTCTRVTLRGNIVWGHKSSTTSRGEGVVVHLSAKDVTLEDNVFYNNGRAISIGGVRVDAPPTNITIRRNLVRDALGGSEEGSGIRVDTSINVKVQQNTVWNVPGPCLIFGHGDTGPSATLDVRNNVFAGCGVAARGGPERTNTVVESNLYFRSGGAAVFRLNGVDMDFTDWKAGSGLDRRSLEKSPAFLNIDTGDFRLGASSPARNVGASLGLTYCGAAPDLGAFESDCP